TGTACCGTACTATTTGGATGCACAATTTGCAAGCCGATTggaccatagttagtagaggggacaGTTTTCACCAGGCATTATTGCACTGGGATACTTTTTAGACAGATCGAGGTTACGTTTGACTTAAATTAAACTTTTTGGACTAAAATGATTGTGATGAACTTCtcttttgcactgaattaaacTGCTGTAGTGTTGTGACTGTGCAGGGTCAATACCACGTGACCAAGCGAAaaccataacaataacatgCCCCTCTGAAGTTTGCCGGGTTTCCTAACCAGTCCCCTCCACTAACTCTGATTGGACTAATATTGCAGACTGTtaataaatttaatgtttAGTTTGAGAAAAGGAGCCTCGAATTCTAATGCATTCTGAACAGCAAAGCAGTGACGAAACGTTTAACTGGCCAAAATATAGTGACTAATTCCCTCATCTCTTTATCCATTAATGCAGTTTATACGTAATTTTAATACAAACACCAGTGCATGGGAGCCACTTGTCTTAACTTTAGTACTGTAATTCTTGATAAAGTGTTTGAGCGTAGGTTCAAGACTTGTTGCTGAGAAGCagcttaaccccttaactgccgaatgagcgctcagggcacttatagattttactctgtctaacgccagacaattttactcgtcaatggggaaccccttggacgggaaagggttaatggaCAATGTACTGTATCACTCAAATTAAACCCATAatgccaatagatgagcttggaaAAGGGGCCTATGAAAGTGGGTGGTGCACTGTCAAGCAAAATGCAAGCCTCAAGCAGTGGGTgcaggtatccatggcaaccacCACCAGGTGCTGTCACACTGAGAAACTCAGTGAAGATATACTCACCAACCTCTATAATCACCTACACCAGCAAAGAGGGAGAGAAGAGGGAGAGGCAAACTGCTGCACAAAGCCATGATTTGTAGCTCGAAAGAACTGCATGACCTTCGAGACTGAGTACACGTTATCTGACGCTTAGTGAAACTTGTATGAATAGGGGTGCCGGATCCTCAGTCACCGCTGACCAGCATTGGCTCAATTTTAACTTAGCCTAAGTTAtatttagccacatttaatttttacaaaaaattattatttttgcttggATCTTAGGTTTACAACTGAGGGTATCTTAGAATGGTTTTACTCTTACAGCCCTTGTGGAGTGTTTAATAAATTTATCAACCAAAGTCAAACTGGATATAGAGCGTGCGTGAAGGCATCAGTAAGTCATTTTAGTCTTGAATTGTAACCACTTTAATAGACTAAATGGCTGATCTTAATGAAAAGTGAGCAGTAACTTACAGCTTTCAAAATAAgtgctttcctttctttctgttcCTACTTTGAAGGTTGGCAGATGGACTCAGGAATCCACTGTGCGAGAGCCTTGGAGATGACtcaagtgcaaaatttttgagcACCAAGGTTGGAGATGATGATGGCAATATTAAGTCAAACCTTACCCTTGCTTTCAGGTGAGTTGAAACCATTTGTATTCCTTCAACTCTGTTTGTTGAAGCTGAAAGTTGAGATTTAACTTATATTTGGTGTAAAATTTGAGTTCAAAATCCTTATTTGTTCAATTAATCAGAGCAACAGTACACTTAATTCCTTTGTTAAGCTCCAGAAGCTGCTGGCCATAATCTTTGCTGTGTCTTTAGTTATTCACTAAAGTGTAAGGGATTTGGGAAGCAAATTAaccttttttgtgtttttattttgaatgagGCGTCAATACTAATTATTGCTACCACAGAGTTTTGTCCCAGAGTTGAAAACCTGAGGAGGCGTCACCTAGACGTCCCTGCCTAAAAAgggaaaatgtaaaaatgcCTTTAATATCATGTGGAATCAATCTCAGTTTACTCAGATGGAACATGTAAGGTGGTGTGACAGTTACTAAATGCATAAGGTGTTATTGGGTATTCTGTGCTGCACTTGAGATGTTCTgggtaaaattaataattaattgtaCCACATTACCGGTAGTTCACGTGTAGATTGTGGGAATCCTACTGGTAGGACTGTGCTGTGACTGGCCAGTCATCTTTACTCAGCTGTgaatttcctgttttgttgTACAACTGTCATGTAAGGTGTAAAAGACTGTTTTAGGTGCAATGAATCACCAGGGAtatgaaaacttttttaatggtaaaattaaatattaaatttgtaaGTATTACACAAATTATTAAgccatgttttaaaataactttctaTTTTAAGCAAGGGGCCTTTAAATGTCAACAGCAGTAAGAAGGTCATCTGAAACTGTAATAAGTCGTTAATTGCCTGCAAAATACCTTCTGAGTATCCTTGTGTTGAATTGGTGTCAGTGGCttagaagaaaaaagtaaaaaaactgTCGTCAAGTGCTCATGTCATCCATTCAGTCAACttcaaaacaggtcatttgacACGTTAGGAATTGGACAAGAAATTGGCtatgaaatgtacaaaatgaaaaataagtaCAAAGCATGGAAAACTCCTTTCCTCCaattaatttgttaatttatATAGAAATTTTAGATGTTCTTATCTCAGTTGCCAtcatggttgcttaagcttctGTAcctgttgtaatgttttgcaGGAATAGTATTTCAGGTCATGGAGCCAAAATATCACTGATCTGCAATGAAACAATCACAGAATGAGGCcatctttgaatttattaatgttACAAATATACCCACAGACACCTATGTAAGTATGAAGGGGAAGCGTGTTGATGTTCTATTGTACTATGTGGTGAGTTTAATACTGGTATATTCTCTCAATTCTGTACACACTTGAGTCTTCTTTTAGTCCTTTTTTAGtcctttatttaagtgtctttAGGTTagttttaggttcttttatGTTGATGTGGCACAAATTTGTTAATACTGCTCACTGCTCTTATAATTcttgttctttgttgtttcGCACCTTGTGTCATCCCCTTAATTAGGgcagcaaaacaataatattgtaattaGTTCAAATTGTGTTTGACTGATACATAAGGCTTGCACTTTTTCAAGAAAGGGTAGTTGAGTTTGTTTGGAAATTATGTGAAGTTTAGGTAGAGGTAGTTTTGGTTTTCtccattttttcatcattgcttttattctaaaattcttgttttgattATTGATATCACACAAATAGATTTCTGAGATTGTTTTGCCAATGATCTAATTTTGCAAATTCTAATAATTAAACCTAGCCTTATCACGGTGACAGTATCAAGTTAGGGTacagctgttattacagttgagcctgcagacaaaatttcttttgtttacaactgcatgcaaacaaggctaaggggtcaatacaatgggaaatgacccattagtctcgtttgtgtgtcaagaccgctggtaactgactaataacagctattgttATATTGCCCACTATGAGCAACTCTCAGAGGTGAACATACTTGTACAATCAGTCCTCCTAGCTGGCCAATCAGTGTGTACCAAAAGCACTATCCACTTGCCTGGTATAATTACTAacactaataaattattataatgaattttttaataGTGTATGATGCTTGCAGCTGTTAATTCTTCTTAGGTGGTAGTGAGAAAGGCCTCAATTGGaccctgacctctgtgatgccagTGTGGTGTTGTACCAGTTGAGCTGTCActggccaactgggagctggttaTTATGTGGGTCCATGATAAGCCCATATAGATGgttcataattattgttacaataatgtgataataataaattatgaaatagctctctaatagtaataatgttaaacattattttaataatttgttgtCTTAATTATAGTATTTTACATTGACAAGCAAATGTTGCTGTAAAGGAAAGTGTGGTGTACCTCCAGGTATGGATTAAGATTGCTTTGGCATTGTTATTGTACAGCTTTCAGTACTATTTTGAACTCTTCATCTCAAAATCAAGCCTGGTATTCATTGTGCATTTTTTTGGGCCTTCTTTTCAGCGATAACACCTACAGGTACCAAAGAATCACCAACAGGTACCAAAGAATCACCAACAGGTAAAAGCATTTTATATAGGACTGTcctcaattattattacttttactATTACTgagaatattatgtgaactgcggacatacgaatgaaatgaagatgtgatcacatcttcatttcattttggacatacgaatgaaatgaagatgatcacatcttcatttcattcgtatgtctgcagttcacataatattcacatggttcattcctttcacgggtacAATGAATTCAATAAGttggcctgctcccaacgtatgggtgttcatagctcagttggtggagcaccgCAACGCAAACGCAGAGGCaatgggttcgaatcctgttgaagagccgaaaacatttttggggcttgctttgcgattgcttaaatcgcaatcacaactgcgatgatcacatcttcatttcattcgtatgtccgcagttcacataatattcatatgtttcattcctttcacgggtacgatgaattcaataaattgGCCCGCTCCCAATgtatgggtcttcatagctcagttggtggagcactgcagcgcaTTTAAcacagaggccatgggttcgaatcccggtGAAGccctgaaaacatttttggggcttactttgcgattgcttaaatcgcaatcacaactgcgatgatcacgtacatcttcatttcatttactattactatcattatcattatcattattatggttatggtgatgatgatgatgatgttgatgatttCTGTTGATCCTTCCACAACTAAACTGATTTCAAAACGCTGGTAATGTTCAACTGAGCATCAAGTTGCAACCCACAATCTAATAGATGTTCAGTGCATCCTGTATCTCAGAATCTTAGCCAATCCAAGGAGGCAAGCCTTGTAGAGGGTTCCAAGGTTCATCATGAAACATGACATGTTACGGCTGGTGTTGACTTGCCAATGGTTGAAATTCTTTGAAACTAATAATTACCCAAAACCCCTATTACTATGGGAATCACCATCACTTCACTGCagcattatcattattataattattaatattattcttaCTATTCTGATTATCAATAtccttaattattattactattgttattattattattattattattattattattattattattattattattattattattattaaagctGTTAAAGCGAAAACcttttgaaaaacgagcacttaaaacagtttgaacgtcgtagtagatgtccgacaactttcgaaaaatcaggacgagctgaatcgacgtgcagtctagcgagattttttctctacttttgcttcaaccaaaaatcttgtacgtcgatttgtcagacacaaatcaaaatactattaggatgtgaaagactcacactaacacaaagcttgtttaaaaaattggtaccaaggggaatattgtttgaaagttagcataaagttatatttctgttgtataaactcatattggtcattgatatcgtaagtttatttgttgaaaaatcgcatcgaagtccatccgatctagaaactcgcattgctcatcgaccgaaagataccgtcacacttggatttgtcggacacaaatcaaacctaactgggcgcgaaagactcgcaccacaatcaaaaaatttattcagtgattgcgaaaaggacaaaaaaactggtttagtgcaatcggcatattttccgagttccagaggtgtaaaggtcgcttttgggtagcatgtcacgcgtcagcgtgaaaagaagtttatctcacgttttaaattgttgttcatacgctaaatatcttagttgaagcctaagtttaataatggcgaaaagaaaaatccatttcatgaattcagctttaagcattcctcgaacttttcCTCGAatcattgccattttattttttttctcgttgatgttttcgaccggaagtgagtctcaggaatattgtaaaatgtaacgtcaatcgacagggatcggaaatggaagatcacgttcaaccaaaaataggattagtttttattacaatgcgtgaatgatttccctgtcacctaaaggaggtacgcttgctagtgaatgcattgagtgtagtgaaaagtttctatttttgtatgaaaatttccagattgattcaaaaagggtaagaataaacggttattcccaatacacactcatttcagaaaatattctccactccattttatgacaagagcgggggcagctttagtgagaactattactagttaTAATGACCGTGTATGAGTTTCAGATCGTCGAAACTTacgtctgtcaatcatttcaaaccctttatgaggcttctccaatcataaacgttacccacagatcctttgcggtctttcatccaatcatgtacgttacccaaagatcctttgcggcccctgctcctgcgactcgagattttttctggttataccatacatattctctattacgcgggggtttctataatgcctcctcgggttttggcctctgggccaaaaccctgcgggggcaataattattacgtaatttattattatcatatattatcatcatcatcatcatcgtcattgtGTCCTCACGTGAGCTCGACTATGATGACAAGTTTGGGTTTTAAGTGATGGAGATCTTGCTTATTCTTAAAGAGTCCCAATCATGGGTCTAAGTTGTGCGCGTCAGTTGTTTAATTGCATAAAATGGCTTCCTCATTTGCACCAACAGTGACTCAAATTATTTCGGATGTATTGTTTCATATGTTTAACCTATCAAAAACCGTTTTTGTTCGTGGGTAGAGGGGATTTAGATCGATTCTCACAACAATCGATTACAAAACTTTCTAATTTCGGGAAAGCCTTAAAATGGCGCTGACGCGCGCATTTAAGGCCTGCGGTTGAGACAGAGATTCTATAATAATAGTAACggtagtaataattattgttattagtatATACTCACTCAATGATCctggtgtttcaagcaatctgattggttcgcaATCTCGAAGTAATTGAGCATTAGTCACTCCGTGAGGGATGAATGCctgatcaaaacaaaacaaaatggccggcGTTGACCCGCGTGTCTATATGTCATTGAAATCAACGTTTAACTGTTTTCTCTTGCAAATGTTGACATCGAGTGTTGTTCAGATCACTTTGTGTGTGTACTAAAATAGTTCTTATTTTCAACCCTTGTGAATAGAGGCTATTCGCCTCGATTTCAAAGAGAAATTGTTAACTATcattagtatataccacacaagaaaatagtgcttttggcgcgcgctgattggctagctcggaggtgattatccaaTTATATTCACCCCCGAGCATCGAGCAGCGCAcgaaactctaaaaatcgaTCATTTTTTCCGTTCATTGTCACagataaagtagtttttggaactatttattcaacttgtgtgatATATACTCAAACAATTATGGTGG
The DNA window shown above is from Acropora palmata chromosome 7, jaAcrPala1.3, whole genome shotgun sequence and carries:
- the LOC141886107 gene encoding uncharacterized protein LOC141886107 isoform X2, producing the protein MKQSQNEAIFEFINVTNIPTDTYYFTLTSKCCCKGKCGVPPAITPTGTKESPTGTKESPTGRSAKQLKEAWKIALIAIVVSYSFLSLL
- the LOC141886107 gene encoding uncharacterized protein LOC141886107 isoform X3, translated to MKQSQNEAIFEFINVTNIPTDTYYFTLTSKCCCKGKCGVPPAITPTGTKESPTGRSAKQLKEAWKIALIAIVVSYSFLSLL